The Streptomyces sp. A2-16 sequence CGCGGCCTTGCTGCCGTCCAGCACCGGCGCGAGCGTCGGTGGTGTGGCCGGTTTCGCCGGTTCGGTCAGCAGCGCCGCCAGCCACACGGGCAGGGCGGCCACCGGGGCGGCCTCAGCGACCTCGTAGGCGCCCTGCGGGGTAGTGCTGCCCGCGGCGACGACGTAGCCGCCCCAGGCGCGGGTGTCGATGTGGGGGGCGAGCCGCTTGACGCTGCACTTCAACCGCACGCCGCGCGGGGCCGCGAAGTACACATGCCGGCCCCCGCTGGGAGTCCGCACCTCGTAGGTGCACGGATACGGCTGTCCGGCGCGCTCGCAGAGCCCCTTGAAGGAAGTGGCGCCGTCAGGCGCTCCTTCTTGCACTTTCTCCTTCGGCATGTCCAGATCGACCACCAGGAGGCCCGCCGGTCCGGTCGCGATCCCCACGTTGTAGGGGTGGTGGGCCCATGTCGCGTGGATCAGGTTGGGGTCAGTGGTGGCTCGCTGTTCGGGGGTGCGGTGCCCGCCGGCGCATCGTCCGGTGCTGGGGCAGGCGCGCTCGGGATGTCCGGCGGGCCGCTTGGCGCCCGGAACCAGGGGGATGACGGGCCAACCTCGCTCGCCGCACAGCAGTGCCGCGGCGAGCAGGTGCAGGGTGCTCGGGGACACAGTGAGGGGCTCGTTCATGGTGCAGCTCCTTCACCGCGCACTCGCCGGATGTCGGTGGGGTGGTTCATGCTGGAGACCTCCACAGGTCTTGTGGGACAGGTGGATCAAGGGGCGGCCCGGATCATTGGCGTGAGAGGGCCGTCCCTTTCTGCGCCCGCTGAGGGCGGGCGAGATCATGGGGTTGTCAGTGGTGGCGGCTAGATTCGCGGCATGTCGAGTCTTGACCTTGCTCAGGGAT is a genomic window containing:
- a CDS encoding bifunctional DNA primase/polymerase → MNEPLTVSPSTLHLLAAALLCGERGWPVIPLVPGAKRPAGHPERACPSTGRCAGGHRTPEQRATTDPNLIHATWAHHPYNVGIATGPAGLLVVDLDMPKEKVQEGAPDGATSFKGLCERAGQPYPCTYEVRTPSGGRHVYFAAPRGVRLKCSVKRLAPHIDTRAWGGYVVAAGSTTPQGAYEVAEAAPVAALPVWLAALLTEPAKPATPPTLAPVLDGSKAARTALERECAVIRAAREGGPNGRNNTLHRSACKVARFVAWGHIDRHTVEEAIQAAGESTGLPAVECRTTIRSAMEWIVANATPREVA